From the genome of Scyliorhinus canicula chromosome 29, sScyCan1.1, whole genome shotgun sequence, one region includes:
- the mblac1 gene encoding metallo-beta-lactamase domain-containing protein 1: MNGAPRIRTEPVGSSTILGKQYSVFVIKEGYAYTDTDGNMKADGTVTLLKGRRAVLVDTGNPWDKGAILLGLEAHGLAPADVSFVVCTHGHSDHVGNLNLFPRATVIVSYDVCRGDVYLSHDFQAGLPFAIDDCIEVFATPGHCGSDVSVLVRGTDEGTVVVAGDLFEREDDDGSWQLLSENPELQAKNRNKVLNLADVIIPGHGAPFRVIKGSASVL; the protein is encoded by the coding sequence ATGAACGGCGCTCCCAGAATCCGGACAGAGCCTGTCGGCTCATCCACAATCCTGGGAAAGCAGTACTCGGTCTTTGTGATCAAAGAGGGCTACGCTTACACCGACACAGACGGCAACATGAAGGCGGACGGCACAGTAACGCTGCTGAAGGGGAGACGGGCGGTCCTGGTGGACACGGGCAACCCCTGGGACAAGGGGGCcatcctgttgggactggaggcTCACGGCCTGGCGCCGGCGGACGTCTCGTTTGTGGTGTGCACCCACGGGCACTCGGACCATGTCGGCAACCTGAACCTCTTCCCCCGGGCCACCGTCATCGTGTCGTACGACGTCTGCCGGGGGGACGTCTACCTCAGCCACGACTTCCAGGCTGGCCTCCCCTTCGCGATCGACGATTGCATCGAGGTCTTTGCCACCCCGGGCCACTGCGGGAGCGACGTGAGTGTCCTGGTGAGGGGCACGGACGAGGGCACCGTGGTGGTGGCTGGAGACTTGTTCGAGAGGGAAGACGATGATGGGAGCTGGCAGCTCCTGAGCGAAAACCCCGAACTCCAGGCCAAGAACCGCAATAAAGTGCTGAACCTGGCTGATGTCATTATTCCTGGGCACGGGGCACCCTTCAGAGTAATAAAGGGAAGTGCGTCGGTTTTATGA